A single genomic interval of Blastopirellula marina harbors:
- a CDS encoding sigma-54-dependent transcriptional regulator, whose protein sequence is MDEAFRILIVDDEPNIRSGLAKGLEKEVDGIETASNVVEAIDKFDAGNFQIVIADVRLPGDCDGLELLSLIQQREPNTTMIMITAHGTVEMAVDAMRRGAFDFITKPVDLNLIRQQIAKAVAHHRLQTENRFLKDRLAEAGELPNIIGNCRALNDVLQQIRQVADTDATVLIHGESGTGKELIARAIHDMSRRFASPFIPVNLGALPENLLESELFGHEKGAFTGAFRQKPGCFEQSMRGTLFLDEITEIPMKCQVDLLRVLETGLFTRVGGEDVISSDARIVSATNRDIPQLVEEGGFREDLFYRLNIVPIDVPPLRQRREDIPLLTDHFLIHFCTRHHRPTKTLSDDALQVLMSANWPGNVRQLRNVIERLVVTVNDERIAAKDLPAELNAAAINKSSNQLRSLAEVTESAEKEAILASLAANDFHREQTARMLGVSIRTLHYKMSRYGLH, encoded by the coding sequence ATGGACGAAGCATTTCGTATTTTGATTGTGGACGACGAGCCCAACATTCGCTCCGGTTTGGCAAAGGGGCTCGAAAAAGAGGTCGACGGAATCGAAACGGCTAGTAACGTCGTCGAGGCGATCGATAAATTCGATGCCGGCAACTTCCAAATCGTCATCGCCGATGTCCGGTTGCCGGGGGATTGCGACGGCCTGGAACTATTGTCACTGATCCAACAACGCGAACCCAATACGACGATGATTATGATCACCGCGCACGGTACCGTCGAAATGGCGGTCGACGCCATGCGCCGTGGTGCGTTCGACTTCATAACGAAGCCGGTTGATTTGAATCTGATTCGACAACAGATTGCTAAAGCTGTCGCGCATCATCGATTGCAGACAGAAAACCGATTCCTGAAAGATCGGTTAGCAGAAGCGGGTGAGTTGCCGAATATCATCGGTAATTGCCGAGCCCTCAACGACGTATTGCAACAGATTCGACAGGTTGCCGATACCGATGCCACCGTTCTTATTCACGGAGAAAGTGGTACCGGTAAAGAATTGATTGCCAGGGCGATCCACGATATGAGCCGACGTTTCGCCTCTCCATTCATTCCCGTAAATCTTGGTGCGCTGCCGGAGAACTTGCTAGAAAGCGAATTGTTCGGTCACGAAAAAGGGGCATTTACCGGGGCATTTCGCCAAAAACCTGGATGCTTTGAACAATCCATGCGAGGAACCCTCTTTCTCGACGAGATTACCGAAATCCCGATGAAGTGCCAGGTAGATCTGCTGCGTGTTCTTGAAACGGGACTATTCACAAGGGTGGGTGGCGAGGATGTGATTTCGTCAGATGCGCGAATCGTATCAGCAACCAACCGAGACATACCTCAACTTGTGGAAGAAGGTGGCTTCCGCGAGGATCTCTTTTACCGCCTTAATATTGTCCCAATTGACGTCCCACCTCTGCGGCAACGGCGCGAGGACATTCCTCTATTGACGGATCACTTCCTGATTCACTTTTGTACGCGTCATCATCGGCCAACGAAGACACTCAGCGACGACGCATTGCAGGTCCTAATGTCGGCGAATTGGCCAGGCAACGTCCGCCAACTTCGCAATGTCATTGAACGTTTGGTTGTCACCGTTAACGACGAGAGGATTGCTGCCAAAGATTTGCCAGCCGAACTCAATGCGGCCGCTATAAACAAGTCTTCAAACCAACTTCGTTCATTAGCAGAAGTAACCGAGTCTGCGGAGAAAGAAGCAATCCTGGCTTCCCTGGCCGCAAACGACTTTCATCGTGAGCAAACGGCAAGAATGTTGGGTGTCAGCATACGTACCCTACATTATAAAATGAGCCGATATGGACTGCATTAG
- a CDS encoding SDR family NAD(P)-dependent oxidoreductase, whose product MNLGIDGHTALITGGASGIGLATARAFAAEGCSVVLWDLSSKVGDVAQEIEQDFGVRALGSVVDIVNQITIDTALDELAAMETSIDHVVHCAAMGSGKFGFPFTNLQPADWGKTLQVNIQGMVNIAHALTPQFVKRKQGTFVFLASVAGQIGSQTDPPYSASKAANINFAQCMAKDLAPHNVRVNTVCPGMVQTPLNRSVWQAWYDDASDDEKLSYEEWAAVKIKNVVPLGRWQTCEDIAAMIVFLSSKKAAQVTGQTVNVDGGFVMHW is encoded by the coding sequence TTGAATCTTGGCATCGACGGCCACACGGCTTTGATCACGGGTGGGGCAAGTGGCATCGGCTTGGCTACCGCGCGCGCGTTTGCTGCCGAGGGATGTTCCGTCGTGCTCTGGGATCTTTCATCCAAGGTTGGTGATGTCGCCCAGGAGATTGAACAAGATTTTGGCGTGCGCGCGTTAGGCAGCGTCGTCGATATTGTGAATCAAATCACAATCGACACGGCGCTCGATGAACTGGCAGCGATGGAAACCTCGATCGATCACGTGGTGCACTGTGCTGCGATGGGATCAGGTAAGTTTGGCTTTCCCTTTACGAATCTTCAGCCGGCAGATTGGGGCAAGACGCTGCAGGTCAACATTCAGGGTATGGTTAACATCGCGCACGCGCTGACGCCGCAGTTCGTGAAGCGAAAGCAGGGGACATTTGTGTTTCTCGCCTCAGTGGCGGGCCAGATCGGTTCGCAGACGGATCCGCCGTACAGTGCCAGCAAAGCGGCCAATATCAACTTCGCCCAGTGTATGGCCAAAGATCTCGCGCCGCATAATGTTCGGGTGAACACCGTCTGCCCCGGCATGGTGCAAACACCGCTAAATCGATCGGTTTGGCAGGCTTGGTACGACGATGCTTCGGATGACGAAAAGCTGAGTTACGAAGAGTGGGCCGCGGTCAAGATTAAAAACGTCGTTCCGCTGGGACGCTGGCAAACGTGTGAAGACATTGCCGCGATGATCGTGTTTCTTTCGTCAAAGAAGGCGGCCCAGGTCACGGGCCAGACTGTCAATGTGGACGGCGGTTTTGTAATGCACTGGTAA
- a CDS encoding DUF2309 domain-containing protein, whose amino-acid sequence MWVQHAAHLLPSQGPIEVFVHHNTLHAFEEQSFHQAVIMGMERYGAHPYLPEQEYRQLLKEGRIKDEDLQAVLREDLGNRDQIDGLGTHELIRLAMLSHPVHVGSDAELRWILAETDALDRFRMEVAKDRRDRIIAGTRQWLCQEQASQSTPYADLNSLLTKLGRNHQKWDESAWEAFSLHLLWRICCNGIRAIAPRQHTHHMVRPRNLILNSLGDDIDRNVHDLLIRFCASYVDQGYSDWELPCRGEGFYQAFLSIYSLPNYFAERWQQGLPDELHRLKQSGISPEESIEESFRELGILECDREEFVAQTLLSLRGWAGMIWQIESGAGPVVHRIPQGSLLGLLAVHLILERFAIIDAGLTETGQRSSAAEVIQFARRKLSKSHPLSIERRAFLLFQVAQTLGWQPLQLLELSQSHWQELHDEAEGFSSIERRRIYHEAFERKYRREALDAFVSHTRKPRDTRPEPGTSRPSFQILTCIDDREESFRRHLEEVHPSCETFGAAGFFAVAMYYRGAADSFYQPLCPNVITPSNYVQEDVGYTFEGLHQERAQLRRQLGLAGHVFQTHSRTFLGGIVAGIIGSLATVPLVAGVLFPHLTARIRRKLGTLLQPPPVTTLQLERYEDTPGPENGHIGFSRDEMAAVVVRLLQDIGLTRSEVFSRLFVICGHGSSSLNNPHESAYCCGACAGKRGGPNARAFAKMANDWRVRSKVREAGISIPDDTVFVGAYHNTCDDSVVFFDLDLLPASHHRDFEAARDAMEEARGRNAHERCRRFVSAPLSISQREAIRHVESRAQDFSQARPEYNHATNAICIVGRRQWSRGLFLDRRAFLTSYDPAQDDNEHSILARILAAVIPVCAGINLEYYFSRIDHVVYGSGSKLPHNIVSMLGVMEGTSSDLRTGLYQQMVEIHEPLRMLFVVESTPEAMLSIMQRNEAIGRLCRGMWIHLAVIDPATSEVQVYRNGSFAPYEFGGTFLPLAPSSVACYQGSRDNVQFFTIADAME is encoded by the coding sequence ATGTGGGTGCAGCATGCTGCGCACCTGTTGCCCTCGCAGGGGCCGATCGAAGTATTTGTTCATCACAATACTCTGCACGCTTTTGAAGAACAGAGTTTTCACCAAGCCGTCATAATGGGGATGGAGCGTTATGGGGCTCATCCCTATCTACCAGAACAAGAGTATCGTCAACTCCTAAAGGAAGGCCGCATCAAGGATGAGGACCTTCAGGCCGTTCTGAGAGAGGATCTGGGTAATCGTGATCAGATTGACGGACTGGGGACGCACGAGCTGATCCGCCTCGCGATGCTTAGTCATCCGGTCCATGTAGGGTCAGATGCGGAATTGCGGTGGATCTTGGCCGAAACCGATGCACTCGATCGATTTCGCATGGAAGTGGCCAAAGATCGACGTGACCGAATCATTGCAGGTACACGGCAATGGTTGTGCCAAGAGCAGGCATCCCAGTCGACTCCCTATGCAGATCTGAATAGTTTGCTGACAAAATTGGGGCGGAATCACCAGAAGTGGGACGAGTCCGCCTGGGAAGCGTTTTCGTTGCATCTGCTATGGCGAATTTGCTGCAATGGAATTCGAGCGATCGCTCCTCGGCAACACACCCACCACATGGTCCGCCCTCGGAATCTAATACTGAATTCGCTCGGTGACGACATCGACCGGAACGTGCATGACTTGTTAATTCGGTTTTGTGCTTCGTATGTGGATCAAGGTTATTCCGATTGGGAATTGCCTTGCCGTGGCGAAGGTTTCTATCAAGCATTTTTGTCGATATACTCGCTGCCGAATTATTTTGCGGAACGATGGCAACAGGGACTTCCCGATGAGTTGCATCGATTAAAGCAATCTGGCATTTCTCCCGAAGAATCGATCGAAGAGTCGTTCCGAGAACTAGGTATTTTGGAATGCGATCGCGAGGAATTTGTGGCCCAAACATTGCTGAGCTTGCGTGGTTGGGCAGGGATGATTTGGCAGATCGAGTCAGGGGCCGGTCCCGTCGTCCATCGTATTCCACAAGGCTCGTTGCTTGGCCTATTAGCGGTTCACTTGATTCTTGAGCGATTTGCCATCATCGACGCAGGCTTAACCGAAACCGGGCAACGTAGTTCCGCCGCAGAAGTAATTCAATTCGCTCGAAGGAAGTTGTCCAAGTCGCATCCACTGAGTATTGAACGCCGAGCATTCCTCCTGTTCCAAGTTGCTCAAACGCTTGGCTGGCAGCCGTTGCAACTGCTGGAGTTGAGTCAGTCTCATTGGCAGGAACTTCATGACGAGGCGGAAGGATTTTCATCGATCGAGCGCCGTCGAATCTATCACGAGGCGTTTGAGCGAAAATATCGCCGGGAAGCCTTGGATGCATTCGTAAGTCATACGCGAAAGCCCCGCGATACTCGGCCCGAACCAGGAACATCACGTCCCAGCTTTCAAATCCTGACTTGCATTGACGACCGTGAAGAGTCTTTCAGGAGGCACTTGGAGGAAGTACATCCCTCGTGTGAGACGTTTGGAGCCGCAGGGTTCTTTGCTGTGGCCATGTATTATCGAGGAGCAGCCGACAGTTTCTATCAGCCGTTATGTCCCAATGTGATTACCCCTAGTAACTATGTTCAGGAGGACGTTGGCTACACGTTTGAAGGACTTCATCAAGAGCGAGCACAGTTGAGGCGGCAATTGGGGCTGGCTGGACATGTATTCCAAACACATAGCCGGACATTCTTGGGAGGCATCGTTGCCGGTATCATTGGATCGCTCGCCACTGTACCCCTCGTGGCTGGTGTACTATTTCCGCATTTAACGGCTCGGATCCGAAGGAAATTGGGCACGCTACTACAGCCACCACCCGTAACGACCCTCCAGTTGGAACGGTATGAAGATACGCCCGGACCAGAAAACGGACACATTGGCTTCAGCCGTGACGAAATGGCGGCCGTTGTTGTAAGGCTTCTTCAGGACATCGGTCTAACACGGTCGGAAGTATTCTCTCGTTTGTTCGTCATTTGCGGTCATGGTTCTTCAAGCTTAAACAATCCTCACGAGTCGGCCTACTGTTGCGGCGCATGTGCTGGAAAACGAGGTGGTCCGAATGCGAGAGCATTTGCCAAAATGGCGAATGATTGGCGAGTGCGATCGAAAGTCAGAGAGGCGGGGATTTCTATTCCGGATGACACCGTTTTCGTTGGAGCCTATCATAATACGTGTGATGACTCGGTCGTTTTCTTCGATTTAGATCTTTTGCCCGCATCGCACCATCGAGATTTTGAAGCCGCCCGGGATGCGATGGAAGAGGCACGTGGACGAAATGCCCACGAACGTTGCCGAAGGTTTGTTTCGGCTCCCCTTTCCATTTCTCAGCGCGAAGCGATTCGCCACGTCGAGTCCCGCGCACAAGATTTTTCTCAAGCTCGTCCGGAATACAACCATGCGACAAATGCGATTTGTATTGTCGGACGACGCCAGTGGTCGCGAGGGTTGTTTCTCGATCGCCGAGCCTTTCTCACGTCGTACGATCCTGCCCAGGACGACAACGAACACTCCATTCTTGCCCGGATCCTGGCAGCAGTAATTCCCGTTTGTGCGGGAATCAATCTTGAATACTACTTCTCGCGTATTGACCATGTCGTCTACGGTTCCGGATCGAAGCTACCCCATAACATCGTGTCGATGCTGGGCGTGATGGAAGGTACATCAAGCGACTTAAGAACTGGCCTCTACCAGCAGATGGTCGAGATCCATGAGCCACTTCGTATGCTCTTTGTTGTTGAGTCTACGCCGGAGGCGATGCTCTCTATAATGCAACGCAATGAGGCGATTGGTCGACTCTGTCGTGGTATGTGGATTCACTTGGCGGTCATCGATCCGGCAACGTCGGAAGTGCAGGTTTATCGAAATGGAAGTTTCGCGCCCTACGAATTCGGTGGCACCTTCCTTCCTTTAGCACCTTCGTCCGTGGCATGTTACCAAGGATCAAGAGATAACGTGCAATTCTTCACGATCGCGGATGCAATGGAGTAG
- a CDS encoding carbonic anhydrase: protein MQQLVQGIHRFQREQFSKDQKLFETLVDGQHPLALFITCSDSRIDPSRLTQTEPGELFIQRTAGNIVPPYGSILGGEAATIEYAVAALKVRDIVICGHSHCGAMAGLLSPEMVEKMPAVRAYLQHAESTRRIVEENYSHLSDPAQRLTLTVEENVLVQLESLRTHPAVAAAIGRGELKLHGWVYKFETGEVFAFDPDKNQYLPLQETASPVNELQRNLPPI, encoded by the coding sequence ATGCAACAATTAGTCCAGGGAATCCATCGCTTTCAGCGAGAACAATTTAGCAAGGATCAAAAACTATTCGAGACACTCGTCGATGGGCAGCATCCCCTGGCACTATTTATTACGTGCTCAGATTCTCGTATTGATCCGAGTCGTCTTACTCAAACCGAGCCTGGCGAACTGTTCATTCAACGAACTGCTGGAAATATCGTCCCCCCTTATGGGTCTATCCTGGGCGGCGAGGCCGCCACAATCGAGTACGCAGTTGCGGCATTGAAAGTACGCGACATTGTCATTTGTGGTCACTCCCATTGTGGGGCCATGGCAGGTCTCCTCTCTCCCGAAATGGTCGAGAAAATGCCTGCGGTTCGCGCCTATCTTCAGCATGCGGAGTCGACCCGTAGAATTGTCGAGGAAAACTACTCACACCTTTCCGATCCCGCACAAAGGCTGACGCTGACGGTAGAGGAGAACGTTCTTGTTCAATTAGAGAGCTTGAGAACCCATCCCGCAGTCGCCGCCGCGATAGGACGAGGAGAATTAAAACTTCACGGCTGGGTGTATAAGTTCGAGACTGGCGAAGTATTTGCGTTCGATCCGGACAAAAATCAGTACCTACCTCTCCAGGAAACCGCTTCTCCAGTCAACGAGTTGCAGAGAAACCTTCCGCCGATATGA
- a CDS encoding zinc-dependent alcohol dehydrogenase family protein, whose amino-acid sequence MKALVLRETCSLSDNKTPLQLVDLPIPTPQAGEILIRVVACGVCHTELDEIEGRTAPPNYPVVPGHEVVGYVEQLGDGTSTHRIGDRVGVGWIHSSSGDQYENVSPQFQATGRDVNGGYAEYMTVPANYAYPIPESFGSAEAAPLLCAGAIGYRAVRLSGIRNGQKLGLTGFGGSAHLVLQMVRHQFPDTKVYVFARHPEVQAFAQELGAVWAGHTEERAPEPLDAIIDTTPAWKPVVEGLANLAPGGRLVINAIRKEESDKKSLLKLSYHEHLWMEREIKTVANITQYDIREFLPLAAEIPIRPKVTTYSLDQANQALVELKQGRIQGAKVLVMDK is encoded by the coding sequence ATGAAAGCCCTGGTACTTCGCGAAACTTGCTCGCTAAGCGATAACAAAACTCCTTTGCAACTTGTTGACCTTCCGATTCCTACTCCCCAAGCCGGGGAGATCTTAATTCGGGTGGTCGCGTGCGGCGTTTGCCATACGGAACTCGACGAGATCGAAGGACGAACGGCCCCTCCTAACTACCCTGTGGTGCCAGGCCACGAAGTCGTCGGTTACGTCGAGCAGCTCGGAGACGGCACCAGCACGCACCGCATTGGCGATCGCGTTGGTGTCGGATGGATTCATTCGTCCAGCGGCGACCAATACGAGAACGTCAGCCCGCAGTTCCAAGCGACCGGCCGCGATGTGAATGGTGGCTATGCAGAGTACATGACCGTTCCGGCGAATTACGCTTATCCCATTCCTGAAAGCTTTGGTTCGGCCGAGGCGGCTCCTCTCTTATGTGCCGGAGCGATTGGCTATCGAGCGGTTCGCTTAAGTGGAATTCGCAATGGACAAAAACTCGGGCTCACAGGCTTCGGCGGTTCTGCCCATTTAGTGCTCCAGATGGTGCGTCATCAGTTCCCGGACACCAAGGTCTATGTGTTTGCTCGACACCCGGAAGTACAAGCGTTCGCACAGGAACTTGGTGCCGTCTGGGCAGGCCACACCGAAGAGCGCGCACCGGAACCTCTCGATGCGATCATAGACACCACACCGGCCTGGAAACCAGTGGTCGAAGGTCTCGCAAATCTGGCACCAGGTGGCCGGCTCGTTATCAACGCAATTCGTAAAGAAGAAAGCGACAAAAAATCACTGCTGAAGTTGAGCTACCACGAACATCTGTGGATGGAACGTGAGATCAAGACCGTCGCCAACATCACGCAGTACGACATTCGGGAGTTCCTTCCGCTGGCCGCGGAAATCCCGATTCGTCCGAAGGTCACGACTTACTCACTCGACCAAGCCAACCAGGCCTTAGTCGAACTAAAGCAAGGACGCATTCAAGGAGCAAAGGTGCTGGTGATGGACAAGTAA
- a CDS encoding two-component system sensor histidine kinase NtrB, producing MADFLREQAIVEELTRKLPRDSTATAKELVVELGWQFRLSILVLLNLVATGLALVLLSRAYRSSQESLRDLKALAGDILSSMDHAVITTDRNGFITSINRQGLELLGSKPDCVSKHLESLSKTIPLDRFLADWQSDRSVSMTRDFHANNSGRTVRATCQKLSDYEGREIGQVLQLRDVTERILIEERMRRMERYMGLGSLAAGLHHEIRNPLAAVSLHVQLLEEQLEESQVSEEVQLMLAVIKAEVTRIGGVLEGFRDFASMDKLNLEPVDLAKLIKRQVDLALPQAREQGILVHSILPDSPLPKITADLVRMEQALLNILVNAMQAMPNGGELIIKASANSDSVRLEISDTGNGIPNSLRERVFDAYFTTKSEGTGLGLSLCDKIVRQHHGNLDFLSSEDGTTFVMTLPTLQVSPLLD from the coding sequence ATGGCTGATTTCTTACGAGAACAGGCCATCGTCGAAGAGTTAACTCGAAAGCTACCTCGTGATTCAACGGCTACAGCCAAAGAGTTAGTCGTTGAGTTGGGATGGCAATTTCGTCTCTCAATCCTGGTTTTGCTAAATCTCGTTGCAACCGGGCTCGCCCTAGTGTTGCTTTCTCGGGCATACCGCTCATCCCAAGAGTCGCTCCGCGACCTCAAGGCTCTAGCGGGGGATATCTTAAGTAGTATGGACCATGCCGTCATCACGACAGACCGCAACGGTTTCATCACCAGTATTAATCGCCAAGGTCTGGAATTACTCGGGAGCAAACCGGATTGTGTAAGTAAGCACTTGGAATCACTTTCCAAGACGATCCCTCTAGATCGCTTCCTAGCAGACTGGCAGTCGGATCGTTCTGTCTCGATGACTCGTGATTTTCATGCAAATAATAGTGGAAGGACCGTACGGGCGACGTGCCAAAAATTAAGTGACTATGAAGGAAGAGAGATTGGGCAGGTCTTGCAGTTACGCGATGTAACAGAACGCATCTTGATCGAAGAACGGATGCGGCGAATGGAACGCTATATGGGCCTTGGTTCTTTGGCTGCGGGACTTCATCATGAAATCCGAAATCCGCTCGCCGCTGTGTCATTACACGTTCAACTCTTGGAAGAGCAACTGGAGGAAAGTCAGGTTTCAGAGGAAGTTCAACTGATGCTGGCTGTCATCAAGGCAGAAGTGACTCGAATTGGAGGTGTGCTCGAGGGTTTCCGCGATTTTGCATCCATGGACAAACTAAATCTGGAACCGGTCGACCTTGCCAAGCTCATCAAGCGACAAGTCGATTTAGCACTTCCTCAAGCCCGGGAGCAAGGAATATTGGTTCACAGTATTCTACCGGACTCTCCGCTGCCCAAAATAACGGCCGACCTCGTTCGGATGGAACAAGCTTTGCTTAATATTCTGGTCAATGCGATGCAAGCAATGCCCAATGGAGGTGAACTCATCATCAAGGCATCGGCGAATTCTGATTCGGTTCGATTAGAAATATCCGATACGGGCAATGGAATTCCCAACAGTCTCCGCGAACGCGTGTTTGATGCCTATTTTACAACCAAGAGTGAAGGTACCGGATTAGGGCTTTCCCTGTGTGACAAAATCGTTCGGCAGCATCATGGCAACCTCGACTTCCTCAGTAGCGAAGATGGTACAACTTTCGTAATGACGTTGCCTACCTTACAAGTCTCCCCTCTCTTAGATTAA
- a CDS encoding c-type cytochrome has product MFTRTFICGFVVLGVATVSIGEEAKLSTISVPEEYQVEVAASSALVAHPLMADFDEQGRLYVAASAGENLPREELEKQLPNFVRRLEDTNGDGVFDKATTFADNMTFPQGCMWLEGSLYVASSGAIWKLTDTDDDGVADERVKLVGDFGYTGNAADVHGPFKGPEGRIYWCEGRHGHEIVDSEGQLVSKGKAARIFSCLPDGSDVQTFSTGGMDNPVEIVFTPSGDMLGTVNLMYSRPRGDCLVHWQYGGVYPREDFAESLDSEFVRTGPLLSEIYNFGHVAVSGLCRWTSKSSETLLVTEFNTNRVVQVDLKSAGSSYETQQVEDFFVSTDKDFHPTDVLEAPDGSLLVIDTGGWFRIGCPQSGVAKSHIEGAIYRVKRTKNSPSRKLSQTDSKVDVVWKLRNNPTQKTLKQFITLLESGEPPIREAVARSLQDWPAEVDRKKAILPLLQLAKEGTPAERRNALATLAHWKVNGDLFVRTLIEMLPEVESDPQLRHAAILGLIRSDRRDLLRQAVLDPRIEVSHAASLSLEQLTRPAALVDDSDWLEIPAPSMGQPLTESQKQTLLDVEAKLGDGDAIRGRDVFFSTQATCSKCHRVTGEGGLVGPDLTTIGRSRSRRDLLESILYPSATFARGFAPYLVMTEEGKAHTGIILGESPKQLHIGIDHEKSAKVASRSIEAIRASDTSIMPAELNKAISEEQLADLLAYLQSLSTVSQSR; this is encoded by the coding sequence ATGTTCACGCGTACGTTCATTTGTGGTTTCGTGGTCCTTGGCGTTGCCACAGTTTCGATTGGCGAAGAGGCCAAGTTGTCGACGATCTCCGTTCCAGAAGAATACCAGGTCGAAGTGGCTGCCTCCTCAGCGCTGGTGGCGCATCCCTTGATGGCTGACTTCGACGAGCAAGGTCGTTTGTATGTCGCGGCCAGCGCCGGCGAGAATCTGCCCCGTGAAGAACTGGAGAAGCAACTTCCCAACTTTGTCCGCCGCTTAGAAGATACCAACGGTGACGGCGTATTCGATAAAGCGACCACGTTCGCGGACAATATGACGTTCCCACAAGGCTGTATGTGGCTTGAAGGCTCGTTGTACGTGGCCTCTAGCGGTGCGATTTGGAAACTGACCGACACCGACGACGATGGCGTTGCGGACGAACGCGTGAAACTTGTTGGTGACTTCGGCTATACCGGCAACGCTGCGGATGTGCATGGTCCGTTTAAAGGGCCGGAAGGCAGAATCTATTGGTGCGAAGGACGACACGGTCACGAGATTGTCGATTCCGAAGGCCAACTAGTCAGCAAAGGGAAAGCGGCACGCATCTTCTCATGCCTTCCGGATGGCAGCGATGTGCAGACGTTTAGTACCGGGGGAATGGACAACCCGGTTGAAATCGTTTTTACGCCCAGTGGCGATATGCTGGGAACGGTGAACTTAATGTACTCACGGCCACGGGGAGATTGCCTGGTCCATTGGCAATATGGAGGTGTCTACCCGCGAGAAGACTTTGCGGAAAGCCTCGACAGCGAGTTCGTGCGGACAGGCCCACTGCTTTCGGAAATATATAACTTTGGTCACGTCGCGGTCTCGGGCTTATGCCGCTGGACTTCCAAAAGTAGCGAGACGTTGCTCGTTACTGAGTTCAATACGAATCGAGTTGTTCAAGTCGATTTGAAGTCCGCTGGCAGTTCGTACGAAACGCAGCAAGTAGAAGACTTCTTCGTGTCGACCGACAAAGATTTCCATCCGACCGATGTGCTGGAAGCTCCTGATGGATCGTTGTTGGTAATCGATACCGGAGGTTGGTTTCGCATTGGCTGTCCCCAATCGGGCGTCGCGAAGTCGCATATCGAAGGAGCCATCTATCGAGTTAAACGGACGAAAAATAGTCCGAGTCGAAAGCTGAGCCAAACCGATTCAAAGGTCGATGTCGTTTGGAAACTTCGGAACAATCCAACACAAAAAACGTTAAAGCAGTTCATTACTCTATTGGAGTCTGGCGAACCGCCGATTCGCGAAGCAGTAGCTCGGTCGCTGCAAGATTGGCCTGCGGAAGTCGATCGGAAAAAGGCGATCTTACCACTGCTTCAATTGGCCAAAGAAGGAACACCTGCGGAGCGTCGCAATGCTCTCGCCACACTTGCCCATTGGAAAGTGAATGGCGATTTGTTCGTGAGAACATTGATTGAAATGCTGCCGGAAGTCGAGAGCGATCCGCAACTTCGACACGCTGCTATCTTGGGACTGATCCGAAGCGACCGTCGCGATCTGCTGCGTCAGGCCGTACTTGATCCGCGTATTGAGGTCAGTCATGCCGCTTCGCTGTCCCTAGAACAACTAACTCGACCCGCCGCGTTGGTCGATGATAGCGACTGGCTTGAGATACCGGCGCCTTCGATGGGGCAGCCGTTAACGGAATCGCAAAAGCAAACGCTTCTGGATGTTGAGGCGAAGCTTGGTGATGGGGATGCGATCCGCGGGCGTGACGTCTTTTTTTCCACCCAGGCAACTTGTAGTAAGTGTCACCGCGTGACAGGCGAAGGGGGACTGGTTGGGCCTGATCTAACCACGATTGGCCGCAGTCGATCGCGCCGCGATCTGTTGGAATCGATACTGTATCCGAGTGCAACATTTGCCCGTGGCTTTGCACCTTACCTGGTGATGACTGAGGAGGGGAAGGCGCACACCGGGATCATCTTAGGGGAGAGCCCAAAACAATTGCACATTGGAATCGATCATGAAAAGTCAGCAAAGGTTGCCAGCCGGTCGATCGAGGCCATCCGCGCCAGCGATACTTCGATCATGCCGGCGGAGTTAAACAAAGCTATATCTGAGGAGCAACTGGCCGATCTGTTGGCGTATCTGCAATCCCTAAGCACCGTTTCACAGAGTAGGTAA